The Gemmatimonadaceae bacterium genome window below encodes:
- a CDS encoding sigma-70 family RNA polymerase sigma factor: MTAATTIELPFGMSPGADAKPDERALVVAAQRGSNDAFAQLVRLHQRRAYAVCRAIVLTHEDAEDAVQEGFLHAFKALDRFLPDQPFGAWLYRIMANASLDLVRRRKVRDADELPETVPMPFRDPGESDELRRRLNEALTKLTERQRSVIVLHDVEGFTHGEIGAMLGIPEGTARSDLHHARAALRRMLKDVRSDL, from the coding sequence ATGACCGCTGCGACCACAATCGAGCTGCCGTTCGGCATGTCGCCAGGCGCTGACGCCAAGCCGGACGAGCGAGCCCTCGTCGTCGCGGCGCAACGCGGGTCGAACGATGCGTTCGCGCAGCTCGTTCGCCTGCATCAGCGTCGGGCGTACGCCGTGTGTCGCGCCATCGTGTTGACGCACGAAGACGCGGAGGACGCGGTTCAGGAGGGTTTCCTCCACGCCTTCAAGGCACTGGATCGTTTTCTTCCGGATCAACCGTTCGGCGCCTGGCTATACCGCATCATGGCCAACGCGTCGCTGGACCTGGTGCGGCGGCGGAAAGTTCGCGACGCGGACGAGCTGCCGGAAACGGTTCCCATGCCATTCCGGGACCCGGGCGAATCGGACGAGTTGCGGCGGCGTCTCAACGAGGCGCTGACCAAGCTCACCGAGCGGCAGCGGTCCGTGATCGTGTTGCATGATGTCGAGGGATTTACGCACGGAGAGATCGGCGCGATGTTGGGCATTCCGGAGGGTACAGCCCGCTCGGACCTGCATCACGCGCGTGCGGCACTGCGCCGCATGTTAAAGGACGTTCGGAGTGA
- a CDS encoding HD domain-containing protein, which produces MPALPSRDEALALMHEYTASESLRKHMLAVEAAMRAYAVQYGEDPERWGLAGLIHDFDYERFPNASRSPDSEHPSAGVGILRERGWPEDILDAIMGHAAYTGTARETRMARTLFAVDELSGLITATALVKPTKSVHDVEAKSVLKKMKDKAFAKGVSREDVTLGAQELGVDLEQHTQFVIGAMRGVAATLGLAGAPANPSAPTA; this is translated from the coding sequence ATGCCCGCCCTCCCCTCGCGCGACGAAGCGCTGGCGCTGATGCACGAGTACACCGCCAGCGAATCGCTGCGGAAACACATGCTCGCCGTCGAGGCCGCCATGCGAGCCTACGCCGTCCAGTACGGCGAGGACCCGGAACGGTGGGGACTGGCTGGTCTGATTCACGACTTCGACTATGAGCGATTTCCTAATGCGTCCCGCTCGCCGGACAGCGAACATCCGTCGGCCGGGGTGGGAATCCTGCGGGAACGCGGCTGGCCCGAAGACATCCTCGACGCCATTATGGGACACGCGGCGTACACAGGCACAGCCCGCGAGACGCGAATGGCGAGGACATTGTTCGCCGTCGACGAGCTCTCCGGACTGATCACGGCCACCGCGCTCGTCAAACCGACCAAGAGCGTGCACGACGTCGAGGCCAAATCGGTTTTGAAAAAGATGAAGGACAAAGCATTCGCCAAGGGCGTCAGCCGCGAGGACGTGACGTTGGGCGCGCAAGAACTGGGCGTCGACCTCGAGCAGCACACGCAATTCGTGATCGGCGCGATGCGTGGGGTCGCAGCGACGCTCGGCCTGGCTGGAGCGCCCGCGAATCCCTCCGCACCTACGGCGTGA
- a CDS encoding AAA family ATPase, translated as MPHHLRSVELRRIPPAATDRFPYTVPVIRTLPVLRLDRPVTFLVGENGSGKSTLLEGIAVAASLPTVGSIAANKDETLKSQWFLGKSLKLTWDRRAFRGFFLRAEDFFGFTKALSRERTELLARLDEIDVEFAGRSEKAKGLAKGPITASLADMERRYGVDLDANSHGQSFLKLFQSRFVPGGLYLLDEPEAPLSPQSQLALIVMISDMVAQDSQFIIATHSPILLGFPGALIYSFDRTPVEAVPFEELDHVVITRDFLNAPERFLRHL; from the coding sequence ATGCCCCACCACCTCCGCTCCGTCGAACTGCGTCGGATTCCCCCCGCCGCCACGGACCGTTTCCCATACACCGTCCCCGTCATTCGCACGCTGCCCGTTCTCCGTTTGGACCGGCCGGTGACCTTCCTCGTGGGCGAAAACGGATCGGGGAAGTCGACGCTGCTGGAAGGAATCGCCGTCGCCGCCAGTCTCCCGACCGTCGGGAGCATCGCCGCCAACAAGGACGAGACGCTCAAGTCCCAGTGGTTCCTCGGCAAGTCCCTCAAGCTGACGTGGGACCGACGCGCGTTTCGCGGCTTCTTCCTGCGCGCCGAGGACTTCTTCGGATTCACCAAGGCGCTGTCCCGAGAGCGCACGGAGTTGCTCGCCCGCCTCGACGAGATCGACGTCGAGTTCGCAGGACGGTCGGAGAAAGCCAAAGGGCTCGCCAAGGGTCCGATCACGGCGTCGCTCGCCGACATGGAGCGGCGCTACGGCGTCGACCTCGACGCCAACTCGCACGGCCAGAGCTTTCTCAAGCTCTTCCAGTCGCGGTTCGTGCCGGGCGGCCTCTACCTACTCGACGAGCCCGAAGCTCCTCTCTCGCCGCAAAGCCAGCTGGCGCTCATCGTGATGATCAGCGACATGGTCGCGCAAGACTCGCAGTTCATCATCGCGACGCACTCGCCGATCCTACTCGGCTTTCCCGGCGCCCTGATCTACTCGTTCGACCGCACGCCGGTGGAAGCCGTGCCGTTCGAAGAGCTGGACCACGTGGTGATTACGCGAGATTTTCTGAACGCGCCGGAGAGGTTTCTGCGGCATTTGTAG
- a CDS encoding peptidylprolyl isomerase, with the protein MSKTATFETNKGTIVAELFDKEAPNTVANFEKLANDGFYDGVKFHRVIADFVVQGGDPLSRDLPAGDRRIGTGGPGYKIKCETAGNPHKHAVGALSMAHAGKDTGGSQFFMVLSEDNTRHLNGVHTVFGQIKTGLDVMKQIKQNDVMNSVRVA; encoded by the coding sequence ATGTCGAAAACCGCCACTTTCGAAACGAACAAAGGCACCATCGTCGCCGAGCTGTTCGACAAGGAAGCCCCGAACACGGTCGCCAACTTCGAGAAGCTCGCCAACGACGGCTTCTATGATGGAGTGAAGTTCCACCGCGTGATCGCCGATTTCGTGGTCCAGGGCGGCGACCCGCTGTCGCGCGACCTGCCGGCGGGCGATCGCCGCATCGGCACGGGTGGACCCGGCTACAAGATCAAGTGCGAGACGGCCGGCAATCCGCACAAGCACGCAGTCGGCGCGCTGTCGATGGCGCACGCCGGCAAGGACACCGGCGGCAGCCAGTTCTTCATGGTGCTGAGTGAAGACAACACCCGTCACCTGAACGGCGTGCACACGGTCTTCGGCCAGATAAAAACCGGTCTCGACGTGATGAAGCAGATCAAACAGAACGACGTCATGAACTCCGTGCGCGTCGCCTGA
- the nth gene encoding endonuclease III, with product MPAAAKRRRARSATPERAREIYDRLTAHYPDAHCALDFKSPFQLLIATILSAQCTDKRVNMVTPALFKRYKTPAALAAAKPEELEEIIKSTGFFRNKTKSLLGMSDAVAERHGGKVPDTMEDLVKLPGVGRKTANVVLGNAYDKNEGVVVDTHVGRVSKRLGLTRQTDPVKIEQDLMKLFPNDRWTMLSHLLIEHGRRICEARRPKCESCFLSDICPSSTV from the coding sequence ATGCCCGCCGCCGCCAAACGCCGACGCGCACGGAGTGCGACACCCGAACGCGCGCGCGAGATCTACGACCGTCTCACCGCGCACTATCCCGACGCGCACTGCGCCCTCGACTTCAAGTCGCCGTTCCAGCTGCTCATCGCGACGATCCTGAGCGCCCAGTGCACCGACAAGCGGGTGAACATGGTCACGCCGGCGCTGTTCAAGCGCTACAAGACGCCGGCCGCCCTCGCCGCCGCGAAGCCCGAAGAGCTCGAGGAGATAATCAAGTCCACCGGATTCTTTCGGAACAAGACCAAGAGCCTGCTCGGCATGTCGGACGCCGTCGCCGAGCGACACGGCGGGAAAGTCCCGGACACGATGGAAGATCTGGTGAAGCTGCCCGGCGTGGGACGAAAAACGGCGAACGTCGTCCTGGGGAATGCGTACGATAAAAACGAAGGCGTGGTCGTCGACACGCACGTCGGGCGCGTAAGCAAACGACTGGGTCTCACGCGACAGACCGACCCGGTGAAGATCGAGCAAGACCTGATGAAGCTGTTTCCGAACGACCGTTGGACGATGCTTTCCCACCTGCTGATCGAGCATGGCCGCCGCATCTGCGAGGCGCGCCGACCGAAGTGCGAGTCCTGCTTCCTCTCCGACATCTGTCCTTCCTCGACCGTCTAG
- a CDS encoding alpha/beta hydrolase yields the protein MPLYWAEYGRPDATPLLVVHGGPGAHHDYLLPQLLALAEDYRLIFYDQRGGGRSKTTDRSAITWRTHVADLDAFIQEMSLDPATLVGYSWGGLLSMLFAIESAAGRTTSHLARLVLLDPAPVNRRYRGQFEAEFARRQNSETVAKLRAELSASGLRESNPEAFRQRSFELSVAGYFADPSAAHDLTPFRVMARIQDSVWESLGDYDLTRPGLLDSVTVPTLVVHGREDPIPLASSETIARTLHAPLVTIDGAGHVPYVERPAEMFAAIRSFLSSR from the coding sequence GTGCCGCTCTACTGGGCCGAGTACGGTCGGCCCGATGCGACGCCGCTTCTCGTCGTGCACGGGGGCCCCGGGGCGCACCACGATTATCTGTTACCGCAGTTGCTCGCGCTCGCCGAGGACTATCGCCTGATTTTTTACGACCAGCGGGGCGGCGGTCGCTCGAAAACGACGGACCGCAGCGCGATCACGTGGCGGACGCACGTCGCCGACCTCGACGCCTTCATTCAAGAGATGTCGCTCGATCCCGCGACGCTCGTCGGCTATTCGTGGGGCGGGCTCCTCTCGATGCTCTTCGCCATCGAATCCGCGGCCGGGCGGACGACGAGCCATCTCGCGAGGCTCGTGCTCCTCGACCCGGCTCCCGTCAACCGAAGGTACCGCGGCCAATTCGAGGCCGAGTTCGCGCGCCGGCAGAACAGCGAGACGGTGGCCAAGCTGCGCGCCGAGCTGTCGGCGAGCGGGCTGCGCGAATCGAATCCGGAAGCGTTTCGACAGCGATCGTTCGAGTTGAGCGTCGCGGGCTACTTCGCCGATCCGTCGGCCGCGCACGACCTCACGCCCTTCCGCGTCATGGCTCGCATCCAGGATTCGGTTTGGGAGAGCCTCGGCGACTACGACCTGACACGCCCAGGGTTGTTGGATTCTGTAACGGTACCGACGCTGGTGGTGCACGGCCGCGAGGACCCCATCCCGCTGGCATCGTCCGAGACGATCGCGCGAACGCTCCATGCCCCCCTGGTCACCATCGACGGCGCGGGACACGTTCCATATGTTGAACGACCCGCCGAAATGTTCGCCGCGATTCGATCCTTCCTGTCTTCGCGGTAA
- a CDS encoding histone deacetylase — protein sequence MHVWSSARYTFPLPSGHRFPIAKYALLRQRVIDEEIVSAEHVHDPTPSTRDELLLVHTPDYVDRFTSGALTRDEERRLGFPWSQALVERSYRAAGGTLDAAVRALDDGIAMNLAGGTHHAFPSHGEGFCVFNDVAVAVRVLQRDGRIARAAIVDLDVHQGNGTNAVFTGDDRVFTFSMHGRKNYPFHKVPGSLDVELDDRIGDDEYLESLANVLPRVLNAARPDVVVYLAGADPYVGDRLGRLALSFDGLARRDAFVLGQCREVGLPVVVTIAGGYAEPIADTVAIHATTARIAASFAQSPARQP from the coding sequence GTGCACGTCTGGTCGAGCGCGAGGTACACGTTTCCGCTGCCGAGCGGGCATCGGTTTCCCATCGCGAAGTACGCGCTGCTCCGCCAGCGCGTGATCGACGAGGAGATCGTTTCCGCTGAGCACGTCCACGATCCGACTCCGTCGACGCGCGACGAGCTGCTGCTCGTGCACACGCCGGACTATGTGGACCGCTTCACGTCCGGCGCGCTCACCCGTGACGAGGAGCGCCGACTCGGGTTCCCGTGGTCACAGGCGCTCGTCGAGCGGTCGTACCGCGCGGCCGGCGGCACGCTCGACGCGGCCGTTCGCGCGCTCGACGACGGGATCGCCATGAATCTCGCGGGCGGCACACACCACGCGTTTCCGTCGCACGGCGAAGGCTTCTGCGTGTTCAACGACGTCGCGGTCGCCGTTCGCGTGCTGCAACGCGACGGTCGCATCGCCCGCGCCGCGATCGTCGACCTCGACGTGCACCAAGGCAACGGCACGAACGCCGTGTTCACCGGCGACGACCGCGTCTTCACCTTCAGCATGCACGGCCGCAAGAACTATCCGTTCCACAAGGTCCCCGGCTCGCTCGACGTCGAGTTGGATGACCGCATCGGCGACGACGAATACCTCGAGTCGCTGGCGAACGTGCTGCCGCGAGTGCTGAACGCGGCGAGACCCGACGTGGTCGTGTACCTCGCGGGCGCCGATCCGTACGTCGGCGATCGACTCGGCCGGCTCGCGCTCTCGTTCGACGGACTCGCTCGGCGCGACGCGTTCGTGCTTGGCCAGTGCCGCGAGGTCGGACTGCCGGTCGTCGTCACGATCGCGGGCGGCTACGCCGAGCCGATCGCGGACACGGTGGCAATTCACGCGACGACGGCGCGCATCGCCGCGTCGTTTGCACAATCGCCGGCAAGACAACCGTAA
- a CDS encoding M42 family metallopeptidase, with product MLSTSSLAFLKRLLDTPAPSGFEGPAARVWREEASSFADKVTSDVSGNSMAEVNPDGSPTILLDGHIDEIGVIVQYIDDDGYVYFSPIGGWDPQVLVGQRIRFLGRGGDVLGVVGRKPIHLIKVADREHAAKLGDLWIDIGASSRAEAEGRLSVGDPGVIDSKAVDFPNNRIVSRSIDDRIGAFVVLEALRRYAQRPGTARVVAAATTQEEIAYHGGGALVCTNCINPQLAIVVDVTFATDHPSMEKKEIGDHRIGGGPVISRGSIISPVVFDLLRTTAERNQIKYTVHAAGRETSTNADAIHIAREGVATALVSVPNRYMHSPNELVSLEDVDKTASLLAETCREVSAKMDFAAR from the coding sequence ATGCTCAGCACGTCCTCGCTCGCCTTTCTCAAGCGGCTGCTCGACACGCCCGCTCCGTCCGGGTTCGAGGGTCCGGCAGCCCGCGTCTGGCGAGAGGAGGCGAGCTCGTTCGCCGACAAGGTGACGAGCGACGTCAGCGGCAACAGCATGGCGGAGGTGAATCCCGACGGCTCGCCGACGATCCTGCTCGACGGGCACATCGACGAGATCGGCGTCATCGTGCAGTACATCGACGACGACGGGTACGTGTACTTCTCGCCGATCGGCGGGTGGGATCCGCAGGTGCTCGTCGGACAGCGCATCCGGTTTCTCGGTCGCGGCGGTGACGTGCTCGGCGTCGTCGGCCGAAAGCCGATCCACCTGATCAAAGTGGCCGATCGCGAGCACGCCGCGAAGCTGGGCGATCTCTGGATCGACATCGGCGCCTCGAGCCGCGCCGAAGCCGAGGGACGCTTGAGCGTCGGTGACCCGGGCGTCATCGACTCGAAGGCCGTCGACTTCCCGAACAACCGTATCGTGTCGCGCTCGATCGACGACCGCATCGGCGCGTTCGTCGTCCTCGAGGCGCTCCGGCGCTACGCACAGCGGCCGGGCACGGCGCGCGTCGTCGCGGCGGCGACCACGCAGGAGGAGATCGCCTACCACGGCGGCGGCGCTCTCGTGTGCACCAACTGCATCAATCCGCAGCTGGCCATCGTCGTCGACGTCACCTTCGCCACGGATCATCCGAGTATGGAGAAGAAGGAGATCGGCGATCACCGCATCGGCGGCGGCCCGGTCATCTCCCGCGGCTCGATCATCTCCCCGGTCGTTTTCGACCTGCTGCGCACGACCGCCGAGCGCAATCAGATCAAGTACACCGTCCACGCGGCGGGACGCGAAACGTCCACCAACGCCGACGCGATCCACATCGCGCGCGAAGGCGTCGCGACGGCGCTCGTGTCCGTGCCGAACCGGTACATGCACTCGCCGAACGAGCTCGTGAGCCTCGAGGACGTCGACAAGACCGCGAGCCTCCTCGCCGAGACGTGCCGCGAAGTGTCCGCCAAGATGGACTTCGCCGCGCGCTGA
- a CDS encoding amidohydrolase, giving the protein MRRLAATVLAVTSVCGAASAPAQRQAPAPADLILVNTKIYTVDDSHPFVEAMAVRGGRVAFVGSTREALLLRGPSTQVLDLAGRTVIPGMVDAHAHLFELGTFLRDIDLTDTRSFDAIVTRVAGRVKDLPAGRWVIGRGWDQNKWGDTRFPTHDALSRVTPNNPVVLGRIDGHAILANAAAMKAAGVTAATREPAGGRIERTPSGEPTGVFVDNAMSLVERVVPPLSHDEMRSATLAAIAESNRWGLVGLHDPGEPEKVLDVFEELAKDGKFNLRVYGMISDDSAAIEHYFQKGPQSGLYDNHLWIRAIKLYADGALGSRGAALLDPYADDPKNVGLLKSTPEHLRDVSIRALQHGFQVATHAIGDRGNRVALDAYQAALEKVPTVDHRFRIEHVQILDHADVPRFAQLGVIPSMQAVHQTSDMYWAATRVGPSHVLGAYAWRSLLQTGVIIPNGSDFPVERVNPLYSFHAAVSRQDEHDWPPGGWYPEQRMTRDEALKSMTIWPAYAAFQEQLMGSLAPGKLADFDVLDRDIMVVPASEILGTQVLATYIGGRAVYERGR; this is encoded by the coding sequence GTGCGACGTCTCGCTGCGACTGTGCTGGCGGTCACCAGCGTGTGCGGTGCCGCGAGCGCGCCGGCCCAGCGCCAGGCACCCGCGCCGGCCGATCTCATTCTCGTCAATACAAAGATCTACACCGTCGACGACTCGCATCCATTCGTTGAGGCGATGGCCGTCCGCGGCGGACGCGTCGCGTTCGTCGGCTCGACGCGAGAGGCGCTCCTTCTTCGCGGCCCGTCCACTCAGGTGTTGGACCTCGCCGGGCGCACGGTGATCCCGGGTATGGTGGACGCACACGCCCACCTGTTCGAGCTGGGGACCTTCCTCCGCGACATCGATCTCACGGACACGCGATCGTTCGACGCGATAGTGACCAGGGTCGCCGGCCGCGTGAAGGACCTCCCGGCGGGGCGCTGGGTGATCGGGCGAGGGTGGGACCAGAACAAGTGGGGCGACACTCGCTTTCCCACTCACGACGCGCTCTCACGCGTCACCCCGAACAACCCGGTCGTTCTCGGACGGATCGACGGACATGCGATTCTCGCCAACGCGGCCGCCATGAAGGCCGCCGGCGTGACTGCCGCCACACGCGAGCCGGCCGGCGGCCGCATCGAGCGCACGCCCTCGGGCGAACCGACCGGGGTGTTCGTCGACAACGCCATGTCGCTCGTCGAACGCGTCGTTCCGCCACTGTCGCACGACGAGATGCGATCGGCGACGCTCGCCGCGATCGCCGAATCCAACCGGTGGGGGCTGGTCGGCCTTCACGATCCGGGTGAGCCGGAAAAAGTCCTCGACGTGTTCGAAGAGCTCGCCAAAGACGGCAAGTTCAATCTCCGCGTGTATGGAATGATTTCCGACGACAGTGCAGCGATCGAGCACTACTTCCAGAAGGGGCCGCAGAGCGGCCTCTACGACAACCATCTTTGGATCCGCGCCATCAAGCTCTACGCTGACGGCGCGCTCGGCTCACGCGGCGCCGCGCTGCTCGACCCCTACGCCGACGACCCGAAAAACGTCGGGCTGCTCAAGTCGACCCCCGAGCATCTGCGCGACGTCTCCATCCGCGCGCTTCAGCACGGATTCCAGGTGGCGACTCACGCGATCGGCGACCGCGGGAACCGTGTGGCGCTCGACGCGTATCAGGCGGCGCTCGAGAAAGTGCCGACCGTGGACCACCGTTTCCGGATCGAGCATGTCCAGATCCTCGACCACGCCGACGTGCCCCGCTTTGCGCAGCTGGGGGTCATTCCCTCGATGCAAGCGGTCCATCAGACGAGCGACATGTACTGGGCCGCGACCCGTGTCGGGCCTTCGCACGTGCTCGGGGCGTACGCCTGGCGATCGCTTCTTCAGACGGGGGTGATCATCCCGAACGGAAGCGACTTTCCGGTCGAGCGGGTGAACCCGCTGTATTCGTTCCACGCCGCCGTGTCTCGCCAGGACGAGCACGACTGGCCGCCCGGCGGGTGGTATCCGGAGCAGCGGATGACCCGCGACGAAGCTCTCAAGTCGATGACGATCTGGCCGGCGTACGCCGCGTTTCAAGAACAGCTCATGGGGTCGCTCGCGCCCGGCAAGCTGGCCGATTTCGACGTCCTGGACCGGGACATCATGGTCGTGCCGGCGTCCGAAATACTCGGAACTCAAGTGCTCGCGACGTATATTGGAGGACGAGCGGTGTACGAACGCGGCCGGTAG
- a CDS encoding PDZ domain-containing protein, which yields MKLFWLALVPSVLTAQVVVPQSRSDSVSAPIRDVRYDVTFMRANAQYRVVDVSMTFMTSGTSNVVLSLPSWTPGAYEISNYARWLGAFEATGDGAPLSWDKLDFEKWRIRPAGAKSIRVSFRYRADSLDNAMSWAKPDFLLFNGTNLFLYPEGQPSDFPATVAVHTESDWRSVSAMTPGPTRGMYTASNYHDLVDMPFFVGRFDLDSTRILDRWVRFASYPVGAVTGAQRIVVWDQLKHVIPPEAAVFGEVPWQSYTVMEIADSTYGGASGLEHQNSHVDIFGPAYLGGEFQPSLYAHEIFHSWNVKRLRPAEMWPYDYSRPQPTPWLWVSEGITDYYADLAELRGGLVDEKGFYSLTAGKLNEVAEVGWGAVSLEDASLNAWIHPVDGTEFIYYPKGSLAGLLLDIMIRDGSDNAHSLDDVMRGLYQSDYKHSRGFTASDWWSAVSAAAGGKSFAAFSAKYIDGRAPFPIDSIFPLAGLRAKAAMVPRLGVMTSLDSNGVVVSQVQEGSAAAAAGVRAGDYLLTVGDVAVQDAQFGARLRAKFGASVEGSPLPIKVRRGSETITLPGKLRFGPGDLMVERDPGAGPKAVRIRNGILKGTTG from the coding sequence ATGAAACTCTTCTGGCTCGCGCTGGTCCCCTCGGTTCTGACCGCGCAGGTCGTCGTTCCCCAATCTCGCAGCGACAGCGTGTCGGCGCCGATCCGCGACGTGCGGTACGACGTCACGTTCATGCGCGCCAACGCTCAGTACCGGGTGGTGGACGTCTCCATGACGTTCATGACGTCGGGAACGTCGAACGTGGTCTTGTCGCTCCCCTCGTGGACTCCCGGCGCGTACGAGATCAGCAACTACGCACGCTGGCTCGGGGCCTTCGAGGCGACCGGCGACGGCGCGCCGCTCTCATGGGACAAACTCGACTTCGAAAAGTGGCGCATCCGCCCGGCCGGCGCGAAATCGATCCGCGTGAGCTTTCGCTATCGGGCCGACTCCCTGGACAACGCGATGTCCTGGGCGAAGCCCGATTTTCTGCTCTTCAACGGCACCAATCTCTTCTTGTACCCCGAGGGACAACCGTCCGACTTCCCGGCGACGGTGGCGGTCCACACGGAGAGCGACTGGCGCTCGGTGAGCGCGATGACGCCGGGACCGACGCGCGGCATGTACACGGCGAGCAACTATCACGACCTCGTGGACATGCCGTTCTTCGTCGGCCGATTCGACTTGGACAGCACGCGCATCCTCGACCGGTGGGTGCGGTTCGCGAGCTATCCGGTGGGAGCCGTGACCGGCGCGCAGCGGATCGTCGTCTGGGACCAGCTCAAGCACGTGATTCCGCCGGAGGCCGCGGTGTTCGGCGAAGTTCCGTGGCAGAGCTACACCGTCATGGAAATCGCGGACTCGACGTACGGCGGCGCGAGCGGACTGGAACACCAGAATTCGCACGTCGACATCTTCGGACCCGCGTACCTCGGCGGAGAGTTTCAGCCGTCGCTCTACGCGCACGAGATCTTCCATTCGTGGAACGTGAAGCGGCTCCGTCCCGCCGAGATGTGGCCGTACGACTATTCGCGCCCGCAACCGACGCCCTGGCTCTGGGTCTCCGAGGGGATCACCGACTACTACGCCGATCTCGCCGAGCTGCGCGGCGGTCTCGTGGATGAGAAAGGGTTCTACTCGCTCACGGCCGGCAAACTGAACGAAGTCGCAGAGGTGGGGTGGGGGGCCGTGTCGCTCGAGGACGCGTCACTCAACGCGTGGATCCATCCGGTGGACGGCACCGAATTCATCTACTATCCGAAAGGCTCGCTCGCCGGACTTCTGCTCGACATCATGATCCGCGACGGGAGCGACAACGCGCACTCGCTCGACGACGTCATGCGCGGGTTGTACCAGTCCGATTACAAGCACAGCCGCGGTTTCACGGCGTCGGACTGGTGGTCGGCGGTCAGCGCAGCCGCCGGCGGCAAATCGTTCGCCGCGTTCAGCGCCAAGTACATCGATGGCCGCGCGCCGTTTCCGATCGACAGCATCTTCCCACTTGCCGGCCTGCGGGCAAAGGCGGCGATGGTGCCTCGCCTCGGGGTAATGACCTCGCTCGATTCGAATGGCGTCGTCGTGTCGCAGGTGCAGGAAGGGAGCGCGGCGGCGGCGGCCGGCGTGCGAGCCGGCGACTATCTCCTGACCGTGGGTGACGTCGCCGTACAGGACGCGCAGTTCGGCGCACGGCTGCGAGCCAAATTCGGGGCGTCGGTCGAAGGGTCGCCGCTTCCGATCAAAGTGCGGCGCGGATCGGAGACGATCACGCTCCCCGGGAAACTGCGCTTCGGCCCCGGGGATCTCATGGTGGAACGCGATCCGGGCGCGGGGCCAAAGGCGGTCAGAATCCGAAACGGGATTCTGAAAGGCACTACCGGCTAA